A window of Campylobacter concisus genomic DNA:
AATGAAAATTTTAGCCTCATTATTGAGGGCGCTGCTATCAAGCCAGGCCGCCACATTAGAGTAGCAAAGTCAGGCGATAAATATATCTTTGCACTGCCAGGATTTCCGTACTCGGCGATGGTTATGTGCGTGCTTTATGTTAGAGTTTTGATAAATTTATGGCTAGGCAATAATGAGCCAAAGATCACGGCGATAATGGACGAAGACTATAAAAAACGCTCACCATTTTTAGAATTTACGGCTGTAAATTTAGAAAATCGTGAAGGAAAAAATTTTGTAAATCTAAATGGTAAAAAGCTTGGCAGTTCAGCGATCGTAAATAATTTAACAAACAAAGCCGCACTTTTAATGATCCCAATGGATAAAGAATTTCTCAAAAAAGGCGAGATAGTAGAAGTATTGATGATGCCTTGTTAAAAATTTTAAGGATAAAAGTTGAACATGTCAGAAATTCAAACAATTATAGTTTTTCTTATAATGGTATCGCTTGCCTTTGGAATAGATCTTTTTGCTCATAAACATGATGAGAAAATTTCACTAAAACAAGCTGGCATTTGGTCTATCTTTTGGATAGGAGCTTCGGTACTTTTTGGTATATATTTATATTTTGAGCGAGGCAGTGAGATAGCAAGTCTTTATTTTGCAGGATATGCGCTAGAAAAGTCGCTCTCGGTAGATAATCTTTTTGTGATGATGGCGATTTTTTCATGGTTTAATATACCTGAAATTTATCGCCACAGAGTGCTTTATTTTGGCGTTATAGGAGCTATGATATTTAGGCTCATCTTTGTAGCCGTAGGTACGATGCTTTTTGCCATCTCGCCTTGGATGGAGCTAATATTTGCAGCAATAGTCGCATATAGTGCCGTAATGATGATAAAAAAAGATAAGTGCGATGAGGATATAAAAGATTATTCAAACCACATAGCTTATAGGGCAGTTTACCGCTTCTTTCCGGTTTTACCACAGCTTTTTGGACACAGTTTTTTTGTTAAATTTAGCGAAATTTCTAAGCAAATTTCAGATAGTCAAAAAACTACACTTAACGATCAAATTTTAAGGCTAAAAGCCACTTGGATAGCAACACCATTATTCTTGTGTCTTTGCGTGATTGAGCTAAGCGATGTGATATTTGCTTTTGATAGCGTTCCAGCTGTCATTGCTGTGAGCAAAGATCCTGTGATTGTTTATTCAGCGATGATATTTGCGATACTTGGGCTAAGAACGCTTTATTTTGTGCTTGAAGCACTCAAAAATTTTTTAAAGTATTTAGAAATTTCTGTGATCGTGCTTTTATTTTTTATCGTAGCAAAGCTAGCTGTAAATGCGACTGCTCATATCTTTCATAACGGATTTGAAATTTCTGCACAAATTAGCCTTTTTATCATTCTAGTCATCCTTGGAGTTGGAGTCGTAGCAAGTTTGGTCAAGAAATAGCTACCACAAAAGTATGCAAGCTAAAGTTAGGCGAGCTTAAAATTAAAAATTTATAAGCATAGAGCTTTATATTTTGGTGTCTAAATTTTTTAAAATTTTGCTTGCTTGTGCAAAAATTTATTACTGAATATTTATGCTACCAGCTGGGGTTGGCATATCGCCTTTTTCATCAGCAAATGGTGGCCCTTTTTGAAGCAAAGTGGTGATCTCGGATGCTACTTTTGGATCCATTTTTGCCATGATAGTAGATATCTTTTTGGCATCAAGAGCATAAAGTATGGTGGCTGCGTTTGATCTAGGCATTTTAGAGAGAACCTCAGCTGCCGCGCCATCTTTCATCTTAGAATATGACTCATTGACTTTATCGCTAGTCATTGTGCGAAGTTCTTTTAAAATTTTCTCATTTTTAGCGATCGCTTCATCGATCTCTTTGCGTTTTTGCTCGATTACTTTCATTGTCGCATTTATATCAGCTTCTTTTTTGGCAAGCTTTTTATTATTTTCTTCATAGGCTGCTGCTGAGCTTGCACGAAATACCTCTAAAGCTTGGCGCTGCTCGTCTATGATCTCAAGTTCCTTTGAAATTTCTTCTTTTCTAGCTTCAAAAATTTGCGTACAGTCAACTGGTACTTCAAAACAAAATGCAAAATTTAAAATAGTTAAGAGTAATAAAACCGCTCTCATCAAAACTCGCTCTTAGTTGTAAATTTCATCACCGCAAACTCATCAAGCGCAAGTGCTTCGGCCTTTTGTATGCGTTTTATCTCTTTTTTAAACTCTTCTTTTTCTAGATATTTCATCTTTTCGTACTCTAAATTTGCATTTTTATATTTATGTTCGTAATGCGAAACCTCTTTTTTAGCTATCTCAAGGCTCTCTTTGCAGGCATTTAACTCTTGCCTTGCTATCTTTATAAACTCTAAATTTTCCTTTAACTCGCTTATATTGCCACTTTTTGGCAAGCAAAACTCCTCAAGCCTTGCTCTTAAATGTACTAAATTTTCTTCAAAATTTCTTACATTAAGCCTAGCAACGGCAAGCTTTGCCTCTACCTTATCCATCTCTTGTTTTTTTACACGGACGATAGAGGTAAATTTGCTTTTCATCTAATGATCGTATCGCTTCTTTCAGGGCTTGTTGAGATGTAGCCGATCTTTACGCCAGTTAGCTCTTCTATTCGCTCGATATAGGCTCTTGCATTTGCTGGCAGATCTTCATATTTGCTTATGCCTTTTACGCTATCCCAGCCTGCAAGTTCCTCGTAAATAGGAGTTGCATTTTCAAGATCTGTTGGCATATAATCAATAGTTTCACCATTATATTGATAAGCTTTGCAAATTTTTACCACTTCAAATCCATCAAGT
This region includes:
- a CDS encoding TerC/Alx family metal homeostasis membrane protein, with the translated sequence MSEIQTIIVFLIMVSLAFGIDLFAHKHDEKISLKQAGIWSIFWIGASVLFGIYLYFERGSEIASLYFAGYALEKSLSVDNLFVMMAIFSWFNIPEIYRHRVLYFGVIGAMIFRLIFVAVGTMLFAISPWMELIFAAIVAYSAVMMIKKDKCDEDIKDYSNHIAYRAVYRFFPVLPQLFGHSFFVKFSEISKQISDSQKTTLNDQILRLKATWIATPLFLCLCVIELSDVIFAFDSVPAVIAVSKDPVIVYSAMIFAILGLRTLYFVLEALKNFLKYLEISVIVLLFFIVAKLAVNATAHIFHNGFEISAQISLFIILVILGVGVVASLVKK
- a CDS encoding MotE family protein; the protein is MRAVLLLLTILNFAFCFEVPVDCTQIFEARKEEISKELEIIDEQRQALEVFRASSAAAYEENNKKLAKKEADINATMKVIEQKRKEIDEAIAKNEKILKELRTMTSDKVNESYSKMKDGAAAEVLSKMPRSNAATILYALDAKKISTIMAKMDPKVASEITTLLQKGPPFADEKGDMPTPAGSINIQ
- a CDS encoding flagellar export protein FliJ, coding for MKSKFTSIVRVKKQEMDKVEAKLAVARLNVRNFEENLVHLRARLEEFCLPKSGNISELKENLEFIKIARQELNACKESLEIAKKEVSHYEHKYKNANLEYEKMKYLEKEEFKKEIKRIQKAEALALDEFAVMKFTTKSEF